In a genomic window of Pseudoxanthomonas sp. Root65:
- a CDS encoding 5'-nucleotidase, producing the protein MADNTPRLLTVAVTSRALFDLEESHALYEREGVQAYSDFQRHHEDDVLAPGIAFPVVRKLLALNTGAPAEAPRVEVILLSRNSADTGLRIFNSIQHYGLGIVRATFTAGEPTWPYVKPFGTDLFLSANPESVRRSLEHGIAAATILPAGAPQLRHEHQLRIAFDGDAVIFGDESERISREQGVEAFGKHEQARAREPLSGGPFRNFLSALHQLQQVFPADERSPIRTALVTARSAPAHERVIRTLREWGVRLDEALFLGGRHKGPFLEAFGADIFFDDSQHNIDSARHHVAAGHVPHGVANP; encoded by the coding sequence ATGGCCGACAACACCCCCCGTTTGCTCACCGTCGCGGTCACCTCGCGGGCCCTGTTCGATCTGGAAGAAAGCCACGCGCTGTACGAGCGCGAGGGCGTACAGGCCTACAGCGATTTCCAGCGCCATCACGAGGATGACGTACTCGCGCCCGGCATCGCGTTTCCGGTGGTCCGCAAGCTGCTGGCGCTGAATACCGGGGCGCCGGCCGAGGCGCCACGTGTCGAGGTGATCCTGCTGTCGCGCAACTCCGCCGACACCGGCCTGCGCATCTTCAATTCCATCCAGCATTACGGGCTGGGCATCGTGCGCGCCACGTTCACGGCGGGCGAGCCGACCTGGCCCTACGTCAAGCCGTTCGGCACCGACCTGTTCCTGTCGGCGAATCCGGAATCGGTGCGGCGCTCGCTGGAGCACGGCATTGCGGCGGCGACCATCCTGCCCGCGGGCGCGCCGCAGCTGCGGCACGAGCACCAGTTGCGCATCGCGTTCGACGGCGACGCGGTCATCTTCGGCGACGAGAGCGAGCGGATCTCGCGCGAGCAGGGCGTGGAAGCGTTCGGGAAGCACGAGCAGGCACGTGCCCGCGAGCCGCTGTCGGGCGGCCCGTTCCGCAACTTCCTGTCGGCCCTGCACCAGTTGCAGCAGGTATTTCCGGCCGACGAGCGCTCGCCCATCCGCACCGCGCTGGTCACCGCGCGCTCGGCGCCGGCGCACGAGCGGGTGATCCGCACGCTGCGCGAATGGGGGGTGCGCCTGGACGAGGCGCTGTTCCTGGGCGGGCGCCACAAGGGGCCGTTCCTGGAGGCCTTCGGCGCGGACATTTTCTTCGACGACTCCCAACACAACATCGACAGTGCGCGGCATCACGTCGCCGCCGGTCACGTTCCCCACGGCGTCGCCAATCCGTGA
- a CDS encoding DUF2461 domain-containing protein has product MATYFSDASFKFLRGLARHNDKTWFADHKAQYEDHVRQPFLRLLTDLQPDLAAVSLHFRSEPKTVGGSLFRIYRDARFSNDKSPYKSWQGARLFHERHKQVPAPSFYLHLQPGECFVGAGLWHPEPDTQRRVRQFILDNPGSWKKAAHDPAFRRRFEFEESEKLVRPPRGFPADFEFIDDLKHRNFVFWRPLDDATMMGPRLRQALAGDLKMLGPFVDYLCAALDLEF; this is encoded by the coding sequence ATGGCCACCTACTTCTCCGATGCCAGTTTCAAATTCCTGCGCGGGCTGGCGCGCCACAACGACAAGACCTGGTTCGCCGACCACAAGGCACAGTACGAAGACCATGTCCGGCAACCGTTCCTGCGCCTGCTGACGGACCTGCAACCGGACCTCGCCGCGGTCAGCCTGCATTTCCGCTCCGAGCCCAAGACCGTCGGCGGTTCGCTGTTCCGCATCTACCGCGACGCGCGCTTCTCCAACGACAAGTCGCCCTACAAGTCCTGGCAGGGTGCACGCCTGTTCCACGAGCGCCACAAGCAGGTACCGGCCCCGTCGTTCTACCTGCACCTGCAACCGGGCGAATGTTTCGTGGGCGCCGGCCTCTGGCATCCGGAACCGGATACGCAGCGGCGCGTCCGCCAGTTCATCCTCGACAATCCCGGCAGCTGGAAGAAGGCCGCGCACGACCCTGCGTTCCGGCGCCGCTTCGAGTTCGAGGAGAGCGAGAAGCTGGTTCGGCCGCCGCGCGGCTTCCCGGCCGATTTCGAGTTCATCGACGACCTGAAGCACCGCAATTTCGTCTTCTGGCGCCCGCTGGACGATGCCACCATGATGGGACCGCGCCTGCGGCAGGCCCTGGCGGGCGATCTGAAGATGCTGGGGCCGTTCGTCGACTACCTGTGTGCTGCGCTGGACCTGGAATTCTGA
- a CDS encoding NAD-glutamate dehydrogenase domain-containing protein has protein sequence MNAARSPKKASKKTSKPEAGKATTSVSPKATPTRKVAVRPDKAAKAAGEKGRQVAKTGEAFSLSPILDAIRKRVSGSAAQAEARSFADAFYKRMEEDEYPHHSADGWAAIAADTLAFARSRKPGTANVRIFNASLKSHGWESPHTVLQIINDDMPFLVDSVSMALAEMGVGVHVLGHPLVRFTRDKSGKVTAVGEGKHESLMLLEIDRLPPEEMAQVEKRIRNVLEEVRAIVRDWSSMREKMLALADDMATRRMPVDDDGRREAQEFLRWAAADHFTFFGYREYRVEKRTGILAAVEDSGLGLLREGDTTPPRNIKTLAAHYLPQGGSVDALILTKTNRRSTVHRPGNMDYIGVLEFDAQGNPIAEQRFIGLYTSSAYNRRPWEIPLVRERHEYVMQKSGLSPSGHSGKALRHILETLPREELFQSSDEELFRTSMGILGLQERVRSKLFLRRDRYGRFYSALVYIPRERFNTDVRLRIESLLKDAMRGEYVDSSVLLGESPLAQLHITIRPKAGEQVDVDTSALEGDIAHLLRNWQDDLRETLIGRHGESKGLLLAGGYGRALPAGYIEVVSPEGAARDVEHLASLSGANDLRLSLHESRRKRPGQGRLRLNLYRQETDIPLSDALPLMENMGLRVISEHPFRLETAQGARYIQEFEVEAVSGAFDVERLAPAFEDAFARVWHGDAENDGFNRLVLGAGLAWRQVAVLRGYCKYLLQTGVPFSQSYVEETLNRYPLLARLLVELFEARFDPATGSESKAQVKEGQERFAAQLKPLAGNDEAAQKTLARLVEARGGKREQQVDAAHQSLLKLMDRVSSLDEDRILRGFMGAIEATLRTSFYQVGKDGKPAHTISFKFDSAKVPDLPKPRPYREIFVYGPRVEGVHLRFGPVARGGLRWSDRREDFRTEVLGLVKAQMVKNTVIVPVGAKGGFFVKRPPVGGDRDAVLAEGIACYKLFIQGLLDITDNIVGNRIVPPVDVVRHDQDDPYLVVAADKGTATFSDIANGLAIAHGFWMGDAFASGGSVGYDHKGMGITARGAWESVKRHFRAMNRDSQTEDFTCVGIGDMSGDVFGNGMLLSEHIRLLAAFDHRHIFLDPNPDAAKSFKERDRMFKVPRSSWADYDARLISKGGGIHPRSAKSIEITPEVRAALGIADGVKAMTPNELMSAILKAPVDLLWNGGIGTYVKAASETHADVGDRANNGLRVDGRELRCKVVGEGGNLGLTQLGRIEAAQHGVLLNTDFIDNSAGVDTSDHEVNIKILLNGVVQAKKLSMDARNKLLADMTGEVAELVLWDNYRQNQAISLMERMSVSRLGSKQHFIQTLESQGLLDRQIEFLPSDAELAERKARGQGLTRPELSVLLSYAKLVAFQQLLESDIPEDPYLSKELQRYFPQPLQKKYASEMEKHRLKREIIATAVTNTTINRMGATFLLRMQEDTGRSPAEVAKAFTITRETLDARALWNQIDALDGKVPESVQIDALQVIWQVQRNFTRWLLTRQGPIPAIATAVERYHDGFNEIRAADGVLPDSLRPAYNASLQAWKDKGLPVALAGQIAALPYLEPSCDIIELARARKLKPVEVSKVHYRLGEALHLPWLQDQIEALKVDGRWHAVARGVLRDELAAHQRTLANQVLSLPGGHADAKVKAWLGRDDAGLRFTLNMLNELAAQKTLDYPTASVAVQRLGQLASQG, from the coding sequence ATGAACGCTGCGCGCAGCCCGAAAAAAGCCTCCAAGAAAACGTCCAAACCGGAAGCCGGCAAGGCCACCACCTCGGTGAGCCCTAAGGCGACACCCACCCGAAAGGTGGCTGTCCGACCGGACAAGGCGGCGAAGGCCGCGGGGGAGAAAGGCAGGCAGGTGGCGAAGACCGGTGAGGCGTTCTCGCTGTCGCCCATCCTCGATGCGATCCGCAAGCGCGTATCCGGTTCCGCCGCGCAGGCCGAGGCGCGCAGCTTCGCCGACGCGTTCTACAAGCGCATGGAAGAAGACGAATATCCGCACCACAGCGCCGACGGCTGGGCCGCGATCGCCGCCGACACGCTGGCGTTCGCGCGCAGCCGCAAGCCCGGCACCGCCAACGTGCGCATCTTCAACGCATCGCTGAAGTCGCACGGCTGGGAATCCCCGCACACCGTGCTGCAGATCATCAACGACGACATGCCGTTCCTGGTCGACTCGGTCAGCATGGCGCTGGCGGAGATGGGCGTGGGCGTGCATGTGCTGGGCCACCCGCTGGTGCGCTTCACCCGCGACAAGTCGGGCAAGGTCACCGCGGTGGGCGAGGGCAAGCACGAGTCGCTGATGCTGCTGGAGATCGACCGCCTGCCGCCGGAAGAGATGGCGCAGGTCGAGAAGCGAATCCGCAACGTGCTGGAGGAAGTCCGCGCCATCGTGCGCGACTGGTCGAGCATGCGCGAGAAGATGCTGGCGCTGGCCGACGACATGGCGACCCGCCGCATGCCGGTGGACGACGACGGCCGCCGCGAGGCGCAGGAGTTCCTGCGCTGGGCCGCCGCCGACCACTTCACCTTCTTCGGTTACCGCGAATACCGCGTCGAGAAGCGCACCGGCATCCTCGCCGCCGTCGAGGACAGCGGCCTGGGCCTGCTGCGCGAGGGCGACACCACGCCGCCGCGCAACATCAAGACGCTGGCCGCGCACTACCTGCCGCAGGGTGGCTCGGTGGATGCGCTGATCCTCACCAAGACCAACCGCCGCTCCACCGTGCATCGCCCGGGCAACATGGACTACATCGGCGTGCTGGAGTTCGACGCGCAGGGCAACCCGATCGCCGAACAGCGCTTCATCGGCCTGTACACCTCCAGCGCCTACAACCGCCGCCCGTGGGAAATCCCGCTGGTGCGCGAGCGCCACGAGTACGTGATGCAGAAGTCCGGCCTGTCGCCGAGCGGCCACAGCGGCAAGGCGCTGCGCCACATCCTGGAGACGCTGCCGCGCGAGGAGCTGTTCCAGTCCAGCGACGAGGAACTGTTCCGCACCTCGATGGGCATCCTGGGCCTGCAGGAGCGCGTGCGCAGCAAGCTGTTCCTGCGCCGCGACCGCTACGGCCGGTTCTATTCCGCGCTGGTCTACATCCCGCGCGAACGCTTCAACACCGACGTGCGCCTGCGCATCGAGTCGCTGCTGAAGGACGCCATGCGCGGCGAGTACGTCGACAGCAGTGTGCTGCTGGGCGAGTCGCCGCTGGCGCAGCTGCACATCACCATCCGCCCGAAGGCCGGTGAACAGGTCGACGTGGACACCTCCGCGCTGGAAGGCGACATCGCCCACCTGCTGCGCAACTGGCAGGACGACCTGCGCGAAACCCTGATCGGCCGCCATGGCGAATCCAAGGGTCTGCTGCTGGCCGGGGGTTACGGACGTGCGCTGCCGGCCGGCTACATCGAAGTCGTCTCGCCGGAGGGTGCCGCGCGCGATGTCGAACATCTCGCCTCGCTGTCCGGCGCCAACGACCTGCGCCTGAGCCTGCACGAGTCGCGCCGCAAGCGTCCCGGCCAGGGCCGGCTGCGCCTGAACCTGTACCGGCAGGAAACCGACATCCCGCTGTCCGACGCGCTGCCGCTGATGGAGAACATGGGCCTGCGCGTGATCTCCGAGCATCCGTTCCGGCTGGAGACCGCACAGGGTGCGCGCTACATCCAGGAGTTCGAAGTCGAAGCGGTGAGCGGTGCGTTCGATGTGGAACGCCTGGCGCCCGCGTTCGAGGACGCGTTCGCCCGCGTCTGGCATGGCGACGCCGAGAACGATGGCTTCAACCGGTTGGTGCTCGGCGCCGGCCTGGCCTGGCGCCAGGTCGCCGTGCTGCGTGGTTACTGCAAGTACCTGCTGCAGACCGGCGTGCCGTTCTCGCAGAGCTATGTCGAGGAAACCCTCAACCGCTACCCGTTGCTTGCCCGCCTGCTGGTGGAACTGTTCGAGGCCCGCTTCGATCCGGCGACCGGCAGCGAGAGCAAGGCGCAGGTCAAGGAAGGCCAGGAGCGCTTCGCCGCGCAGCTCAAGCCGTTGGCAGGGAACGACGAGGCGGCGCAGAAGACCTTGGCCAGGCTGGTCGAGGCGCGCGGCGGCAAGCGCGAGCAGCAGGTCGATGCGGCGCACCAGTCGCTGCTGAAGCTGATGGATCGGGTGTCCAGCCTCGACGAGGACCGCATCCTGCGCGGCTTCATGGGCGCGATCGAAGCCACGCTGCGTACCAGCTTCTACCAGGTCGGCAAGGACGGGAAGCCGGCGCACACGATCAGCTTCAAGTTCGATTCGGCCAAGGTGCCTGACCTGCCCAAGCCGCGTCCGTACCGCGAGATCTTCGTGTACGGCCCGCGCGTGGAAGGCGTGCACCTGCGCTTCGGTCCGGTGGCCCGTGGCGGCCTGCGCTGGTCCGACCGCCGCGAGGATTTCCGCACCGAGGTGCTGGGCCTGGTGAAGGCGCAGATGGTGAAGAACACCGTCATCGTGCCGGTCGGCGCGAAGGGTGGCTTCTTCGTCAAGCGTCCGCCGGTGGGCGGCGACCGCGACGCGGTGCTGGCCGAAGGCATCGCCTGCTACAAGCTGTTCATCCAGGGCCTGCTGGACATCACCGACAACATCGTCGGCAACAGGATCGTGCCGCCGGTCGACGTGGTGCGCCACGACCAGGACGACCCGTACCTGGTCGTCGCCGCCGACAAGGGCACGGCGACGTTCTCCGATATCGCCAATGGGCTGGCCATCGCGCACGGCTTCTGGATGGGCGACGCGTTCGCCTCCGGTGGTTCCGTCGGCTACGACCACAAGGGCATGGGCATCACCGCGCGTGGCGCATGGGAGTCGGTCAAGCGCCACTTCCGCGCGATGAACCGCGACAGCCAGACCGAGGACTTCACCTGTGTCGGCATCGGCGATATGTCGGGCGACGTGTTCGGCAACGGCATGCTGCTGTCCGAGCACATCCGCCTGCTGGCCGCGTTCGACCACCGCCACATCTTCCTGGACCCGAATCCGGATGCGGCGAAGTCGTTCAAGGAACGCGACCGCATGTTCAAGGTCCCGCGCTCCAGTTGGGCCGATTACGACGCCAGGCTGATCTCGAAGGGCGGCGGCATCCATCCGCGCAGCGCCAAGTCCATCGAGATCACGCCGGAAGTGCGCGCCGCGCTCGGCATCGCCGACGGCGTCAAGGCGATGACGCCCAACGAACTGATGAGCGCCATCCTGAAGGCGCCGGTCGACCTGCTGTGGAACGGCGGCATCGGCACCTACGTCAAGGCGGCCAGCGAGACGCACGCCGATGTCGGCGACCGCGCCAACAACGGTCTGCGCGTCGACGGCCGCGAGCTGCGCTGCAAGGTGGTGGGCGAGGGCGGCAACCTGGGCCTGACCCAGCTGGGGCGCATCGAAGCCGCGCAGCATGGCGTGCTGCTCAACACCGACTTCATCGACAACTCCGCCGGCGTGGACACCTCCGACCACGAGGTGAACATCAAGATCCTGCTCAACGGCGTGGTGCAGGCGAAGAAGCTGTCGATGGACGCCCGCAACAAGCTGCTGGCCGACATGACCGGCGAAGTCGCCGAACTGGTGCTGTGGGACAACTACCGCCAGAACCAGGCCATCAGCCTGATGGAGCGGATGAGCGTGTCGCGCCTGGGCTCCAAGCAGCACTTCATCCAGACGCTGGAATCACAGGGCCTGCTGGACCGGCAGATCGAGTTCCTGCCGTCGGACGCGGAGCTGGCCGAGCGCAAGGCGCGCGGCCAGGGCCTGACCCGTCCGGAACTGTCGGTGCTGCTGTCGTACGCCAAGCTGGTCGCGTTCCAGCAGTTGCTGGAATCGGACATCCCCGAGGATCCGTACCTGTCCAAGGAGTTGCAGCGCTACTTCCCGCAACCGCTGCAGAAGAAGTACGCCTCGGAGATGGAGAAGCACCGCCTGAAGCGCGAAATCATCGCCACGGCCGTGACCAACACCACCATCAACCGCATGGGCGCCACCTTCCTGCTGCGCATGCAGGAAGACACGGGCCGCTCGCCGGCGGAAGTCGCCAAGGCCTTCACCATCACCCGCGAAACGCTGGATGCGCGGGCGCTGTGGAACCAGATCGATGCGCTGGACGGCAAGGTGCCGGAGTCGGTGCAGATCGACGCCCTGCAGGTGATCTGGCAGGTGCAGCGCAACTTCACCCGCTGGCTGCTGACCCGGCAGGGGCCGATCCCCGCGATCGCCACTGCGGTGGAGCGTTACCACGACGGCTTCAACGAGATCCGGGCTGCCGACGGCGTGCTGCCGGATTCGCTGCGGCCGGCGTACAACGCCAGCCTGCAGGCGTGGAAGGACAAGGGTCTGCCTGTGGCCCTGGCCGGCCAGATCGCGGCACTGCCGTACCTGGAGCCGTCCTGCGACATCATCGAACTGGCCCGTGCACGCAAGCTCAAGCCGGTCGAGGTGTCCAAGGTGCACTACCGGTTGGGCGAAGCGCTGCACCTCCCGTGGCTGCAGGACCAGATCGAAGCCCTGAAGGTGGATGGCCGCTGGCACGCGGTCGCCCGCGGCGTGCTGCGCGACGAACTCGCCGCCCACCAGCGTACGCTGGCCAACCAGGTGCTGTCGCTGCCCGGCGGCCATGCCGATGCCAAGGTCAAGGCCTGGCTCGGCCGCGACGACGCCGGTCTGCGCTTCACGCTCAACATGCTCAACGAGCTGGCCGCGCAGAAGACGCTGGACTACCCGACCGCGTCGGTGGCGGTGCAGCGGTTGGGGCAGCTGGCGTCGCAGGGCTGA
- a CDS encoding efflux RND transporter periplasmic adaptor subunit gives MTSPVRSLVLASALLAILAACSKPEPQQMPPPEVVVVSATPQDVPLQRDLVGRLSPYRSSDVRARVAGVVQKRVYQEGSDVKEGQVLFLIDPAPLQASLSAAQATLASAQATYANAKVAADRARQLAPQRFVSRSDLDNAEAAERSAAAAVQQARANVQTARINLGYASVTAPISGRAGKQQVTEGALVGQGDATLLTTIDQIDSLYANFSMSSSELQTLRQAQGDGKVQLAGDGQRTVQVLLPNGEAIDQTGTLDFSDTVVDPATGSVSLRATVPNPDRTLLPGTFVTLRATLGEQKGAFLIPQGAVQRDTASAYAMVIGKDGNVARKNITAQQAIGANWLVTDGLTTGDQVIVEGLQKVKEGAPAKGVTAAQAAAAKAAQAKPAPAAGKAE, from the coding sequence ATGACCTCCCCCGTCCGCTCCCTCGTCCTTGCCAGTGCCCTGCTGGCGATCCTGGCCGCCTGCAGCAAGCCCGAACCGCAGCAGATGCCGCCGCCCGAAGTGGTGGTGGTGAGCGCCACGCCGCAGGACGTGCCCTTGCAGCGCGACCTGGTAGGCCGCCTGTCGCCGTACCGCAGCTCGGACGTGCGCGCCCGCGTCGCCGGTGTCGTACAGAAGCGCGTGTACCAGGAAGGCAGCGACGTGAAGGAAGGCCAGGTGCTGTTCCTGATCGATCCGGCACCGCTGCAGGCGTCGCTGAGCGCGGCGCAGGCCACCCTGGCATCGGCCCAGGCGACGTACGCGAATGCGAAAGTCGCGGCGGATCGCGCGCGCCAGCTGGCGCCGCAGCGGTTCGTTTCCCGGTCCGACCTGGACAATGCCGAAGCCGCCGAGCGCAGCGCCGCCGCCGCCGTGCAGCAGGCCCGCGCCAACGTCCAGACCGCCCGCATCAACCTGGGCTACGCCTCGGTCACCGCACCGATCTCCGGGCGTGCCGGCAAGCAGCAGGTCACCGAGGGCGCGCTGGTCGGCCAGGGCGACGCCACGCTGCTCACCACCATCGACCAGATCGACTCGCTGTACGCGAATTTCTCGATGAGCTCCAGCGAGCTGCAGACCCTGCGCCAGGCCCAGGGCGACGGCAAGGTGCAGCTCGCGGGCGACGGCCAGCGCACGGTGCAGGTGCTGCTGCCCAACGGCGAGGCCATCGACCAGACCGGCACGCTGGACTTCTCCGACACCGTCGTCGATCCGGCCACGGGCAGCGTGTCGCTGCGCGCCACCGTGCCGAACCCCGACCGCACGCTGCTGCCGGGTACGTTCGTCACCCTGCGCGCCACGCTGGGCGAACAGAAGGGCGCGTTCCTGATCCCGCAGGGTGCGGTGCAGCGCGATACCGCCAGCGCGTACGCGATGGTGATCGGCAAGGACGGCAATGTCGCACGCAAGAACATCACCGCCCAGCAGGCCATCGGCGCCAACTGGCTGGTCACCGACGGCCTGACCACCGGCGACCAGGTCATCGTCGAAGGCCTGCAGAAGGTCAAGGAAGGCGCGCCGGCCAAGGGCGTGACGGCCGCACAGGCGGCCGCGGCGAAGGCTGCGCAGGCCAAGCCCGCGCCGGCGGCCGGCAAGGCCGAGTAA
- a CDS encoding NAD kinase gives MSDPRIAFLASPTPEAQDALATLRREHGAHAPDQADVLCALGGDGFMLQTLHRHGALGRPVFGMKLGTVGFLMNHYRSDGLVERIAAAEPAKLRPLEMQALTESGTSTSSLAYNEVSLLRQTRQAAHIQIDLNGETRLDELICDGVLTATPAGSTAYNFSAHGPILPLGSHTIALTPIAPFRPRRWRGAILKADTEVRFRVLDPYKRPVSATADSHEVRDVVEVTIRESRDRTVTLLFDREHNLEERILSEQFMT, from the coding sequence ATGTCCGACCCGCGCATCGCCTTTCTCGCCAGCCCGACGCCCGAAGCGCAGGACGCGCTGGCCACGCTGCGGCGTGAGCACGGGGCGCATGCCCCCGACCAGGCCGACGTGCTGTGCGCGCTAGGCGGCGATGGTTTCATGTTGCAGACGCTGCATCGTCACGGCGCGCTGGGCAGGCCGGTGTTCGGCATGAAGCTGGGGACGGTGGGCTTCCTGATGAACCATTACCGCTCGGACGGTCTGGTCGAGCGGATCGCTGCTGCGGAGCCGGCCAAGCTGCGTCCGCTGGAAATGCAGGCGCTGACCGAATCGGGCACGTCCACCTCGTCGCTGGCCTACAACGAGGTCTCGTTGCTGCGGCAGACGCGGCAGGCGGCGCACATCCAGATCGACCTCAATGGCGAGACCCGGCTGGACGAACTGATCTGCGATGGCGTGTTGACGGCCACGCCGGCCGGCAGCACCGCCTACAACTTCTCCGCGCACGGTCCGATCCTGCCGCTGGGCTCGCACACTATCGCGCTGACCCCGATCGCGCCGTTCCGTCCGCGACGCTGGCGGGGCGCCATCCTCAAGGCCGATACCGAAGTGCGCTTCCGCGTGCTGGACCCCTACAAGCGACCCGTCAGCGCCACCGCCGACTCGCACGAAGTGCGCGACGTGGTGGAAGTGACCATCCGCGAATCGCGCGACCGCACGGTCACGCTGTTGTTCGACCGTGAGCACAATCTCGAAGAGCGGATCCTCAGCGAACAGTTCATGACCTGA
- the sbcB gene encoding exodeoxyribonuclease I, which translates to MAGTFLFYDLETFGADPRRSRLAQFAAVRTTPALEVIDEPISFFVQPADDLLPSPIATLITGITPQQALRDGVNEAEAFARIADEMGRPETCTLGYNSLRFDDEFVRHGLFRNFHEPYEREWRGGNSRWDLLDVMRLMHALRPEGIVWPKREDGATSFKLEHLALANRVRDGDAHEALSDVFATIGLARLMRQAQPRLWDYALQLRDKRFAARLLDTIAMLPVLHVSQRYPAHRLCAAPVLPLARHPRIDNRVVVFDLDSDPAPLLSMSPDDIADRLYTPAADLPEGEQRIPLKEVHLNRAPALVAWSHLRPADLDRLGIDPARCERHAAILREAGPELAEKVRQVFAGERAFQAGDVDGSLYDGFLADADKRRFTDVRTTPPALLGQRDFGFRDARLPELLFRYRARNWPDTLSAGERQRWDDYRRQRLGTDSGLSEYSFERFDAEVAELRLTQAASTDNLALLDKIQQWRDDLQASL; encoded by the coding sequence ATGGCGGGAACCTTTCTCTTCTACGATCTTGAGACCTTCGGCGCCGATCCGAGGCGCAGCCGTCTGGCGCAGTTCGCGGCGGTGCGCACCACGCCCGCGCTGGAGGTCATCGATGAACCGATCAGCTTCTTCGTGCAGCCCGCCGACGACCTGCTGCCCTCACCCATCGCCACGCTGATCACCGGCATCACCCCGCAACAGGCGCTGCGTGACGGCGTCAACGAGGCCGAGGCCTTCGCCCGCATCGCCGACGAAATGGGCCGGCCGGAAACCTGCACGCTGGGCTACAACAGCCTGCGCTTCGACGACGAGTTCGTCCGCCACGGCCTGTTCCGCAATTTCCACGAGCCGTACGAGCGCGAGTGGCGCGGCGGCAACTCGCGCTGGGACCTGCTGGACGTGATGCGGCTGATGCATGCGCTGCGGCCAGAGGGCATTGTCTGGCCGAAGCGCGAGGACGGCGCCACGTCGTTCAAGCTGGAGCACCTCGCGCTGGCCAACCGCGTACGCGACGGCGATGCGCACGAGGCGCTGTCGGACGTGTTCGCCACCATCGGTCTGGCGCGCCTGATGCGACAGGCGCAACCCCGCCTGTGGGACTACGCGCTGCAGTTGCGCGACAAGCGCTTCGCCGCGCGGCTGCTCGACACCATCGCCATGCTGCCAGTACTGCACGTCTCGCAACGCTATCCCGCGCACCGGCTGTGTGCCGCACCGGTGCTGCCGCTGGCCCGGCATCCGCGCATCGACAACCGCGTAGTGGTGTTCGACCTCGACAGCGATCCGGCGCCGCTGCTGTCGATGTCGCCGGACGATATCGCGGACCGTCTGTACACGCCGGCCGCCGACCTTCCCGAAGGCGAACAGCGCATCCCTTTGAAGGAAGTCCACCTCAACCGTGCACCGGCGCTGGTGGCGTGGTCGCACCTGAGGCCCGCCGACCTGGACCGGCTGGGCATCGATCCCGCGCGCTGCGAGCGCCACGCCGCGATCCTGCGCGAAGCCGGCCCCGAACTGGCCGAAAAAGTACGCCAGGTCTTCGCCGGCGAACGCGCTTTCCAGGCCGGCGATGTGGACGGATCGCTCTACGACGGTTTCCTGGCCGATGCCGACAAGCGTCGCTTCACCGACGTGCGCACCACCCCGCCTGCGTTGCTCGGCCAGCGCGATTTCGGCTTCCGCGATGCGCGGCTGCCGGAACTGCTGTTCCGCTATCGCGCGCGCAATTGGCCCGACACCCTGTCCGCCGGCGAACGCCAGCGTTGGGACGACTACCGGCGCCAGCGCCTGGGCACGGACAGCGGGCTGTCCGAGTACAGCTTCGAGCGCTTCGATGCGGAAGTGGCCGAACTGCGGCTCACGCAGGCCGCCAGCACCGACAACCTGGCGCTGCTGGACAAGATCCAGCAGTGGCGCGACGACCTGCAGGCCAGCCTGTAA
- a CDS encoding DUF2939 domain-containing protein, protein MKKWLVGGVLLALLLGLATYVVAGPYLALHGIRTALAQQDTAKLQKHVDFPALRVNLRAQVEDYLARQAGPEVSSNLFGAAALSLANQVLGRGVDTLVTPMGIAALLQGRATWKRAIGETVGGDTYAPPVPAEPLKEAEHRYESLSRFTATVHDGDGDPVVFVLTRQGLRWRLTDIRLPL, encoded by the coding sequence ATGAAGAAGTGGCTCGTCGGCGGTGTACTGCTGGCCCTTCTGCTGGGACTGGCCACGTATGTGGTCGCCGGCCCCTATCTCGCCCTGCACGGCATCCGCACGGCGCTGGCGCAGCAGGACACGGCGAAGCTCCAGAAACACGTGGATTTCCCCGCGCTGCGGGTCAACCTGCGCGCGCAGGTGGAGGACTACCTCGCGCGCCAGGCCGGGCCGGAGGTGTCGTCCAACCTGTTCGGCGCGGCCGCGCTGTCGCTGGCCAACCAGGTCCTGGGACGCGGCGTGGACACCTTGGTCACGCCGATGGGGATCGCGGCGCTCCTGCAGGGACGCGCCACCTGGAAACGGGCGATCGGCGAGACGGTCGGCGGCGATACCTATGCGCCGCCGGTGCCGGCCGAACCACTGAAGGAGGCCGAGCACCGCTACGAATCGCTGTCGCGCTTCACCGCCACCGTGCATGACGGCGACGGCGATCCGGTCGTGTTCGTGCTCACCCGGCAGGGCCTGCGCTGGCGGCTGACCGACATCCGCCTTCCGCTCTGA